A DNA window from Microcystis aeruginosa NIES-843 contains the following coding sequences:
- the mnmA gene encoding tRNA 2-thiouridine(34) synthase MnmA: MGKVVVGLSGGVDSSVAAAALHAQGYDVIGLTLWLMKGKGQCCSEGMVDAAFICEQLGVPHHIVDSRELFQKEIIDYLVSGYEAGITPLPCSQCNKAVKFSPMLHYARETLQTDTIATGHYARIRFSPENNRYQLLRAVDQNKDQSYFLYDLTQDVLRGTLFPLGEQTKAETRRIAQEFGLKTADKPDSQDLCLIEAHGTMRSFLDKYIAVSEGDIVDLDGKVLGKHSGIHHYTIGQRKGIGIAAAEPLYVVKLDPVMNRVIVGNRESAVSAACLVGRMNWVSIAEPTTPIRAQVQVRYRSPAVPVNVIPLENNQVKLVFDQPQFSITPGQAAVIYEGEIVLGGGIISGATP, translated from the coding sequence ATGGGAAAAGTTGTTGTCGGTCTATCGGGGGGAGTAGATAGCTCTGTTGCCGCTGCCGCCTTACACGCTCAAGGTTATGATGTTATTGGCTTGACCCTGTGGTTAATGAAGGGTAAAGGTCAATGCTGCTCCGAGGGGATGGTAGATGCGGCCTTTATTTGTGAGCAGTTGGGGGTTCCCCATCATATCGTCGATAGTCGCGAGCTTTTCCAAAAAGAAATTATTGATTATCTAGTTTCCGGTTACGAAGCGGGAATCACACCGCTGCCCTGTTCTCAGTGCAATAAAGCGGTAAAATTTAGCCCGATGCTGCATTATGCTAGGGAAACCTTGCAAACGGATACTATTGCCACCGGTCACTACGCTAGAATTCGTTTTTCTCCTGAAAATAACCGTTATCAACTGCTGCGCGCCGTCGATCAAAATAAAGATCAATCCTATTTTCTCTATGATCTAACTCAAGATGTACTGCGTGGGACTTTATTTCCCTTGGGCGAACAAACCAAGGCAGAAACCCGCAGGATTGCCCAGGAATTCGGCTTAAAAACAGCAGATAAACCCGATAGTCAGGATTTATGCTTGATTGAAGCTCACGGAACTATGCGATCGTTCTTGGATAAGTATATCGCCGTTAGTGAGGGCGATATCGTCGATCTTGATGGCAAAGTTTTGGGTAAACATAGCGGTATCCATCATTATACGATCGGACAACGCAAAGGCATCGGCATCGCCGCCGCCGAACCCCTGTATGTGGTAAAACTGGATCCCGTCATGAATCGGGTTATCGTCGGTAATCGCGAAAGTGCCGTTAGTGCCGCTTGTCTTGTCGGACGGATGAACTGGGTTTCTATTGCCGAACCCACCACCCCTATCCGCGCGCAAGTACAGGTACGTTATCGTTCTCCGGCCGTTCCCGTCAATGTTATCCCCCTAGAAAATAATCAAGTGAAGCTGGTTTTTGATCAACCACAATTTAGCATCACCCCGGGCCAAGCAGCCGTGATTTATGAAGGGGAGATTGTCCTCGGTGGGGGGATTATTTCAGGAGCCACCCCATAG
- a CDS encoding alpha/beta fold hydrolase produces MSLSIRVILLVATTVYQTLSVWLEEQKAPPGNLINLGKYRLHFCLAGSASPTIIIDHSLGGIEGYFLIEELSQLARVCIYDRAGYGWSDPSPHPRNSYQIVQELDQLLTQAKIEPPYILVGDSFGSYNVRLYAHLFPEKVVGLVLTDGLHDKGMLKMSPALKALKLFFISGFWMSIIGSILGIIRVLRVLGVFELLKPELRRFSPDSCHRVKRSFCRAKHWMTMSREMFNLDQSARQVSEANNFGNLPIVSIKANSFFKPSLWTRFIPLKSANRLREEMHLELGKLSRDFREIQADKSSHFVWMDQPDVIIDAVRILLDKINSMC; encoded by the coding sequence ATGTCTTTATCAATTCGAGTAATTCTCCTAGTAGCTACGACAGTTTATCAGACGTTATCTGTTTGGTTAGAAGAACAAAAAGCACCGCCGGGTAATTTGATTAATCTAGGTAAATATCGCCTACATTTTTGTCTAGCGGGATCGGCTAGTCCCACTATTATTATTGACCATAGTTTAGGGGGAATTGAGGGATATTTTTTGATAGAAGAATTGTCACAATTGGCTAGGGTTTGTATTTATGATCGAGCCGGTTATGGTTGGAGTGATCCTAGTCCCCATCCACGAAATAGCTACCAAATTGTTCAGGAATTAGATCAATTACTAACCCAAGCAAAAATAGAACCACCTTATATTTTAGTTGGTGATTCTTTTGGCAGTTATAATGTTCGACTGTATGCTCATCTGTTCCCAGAAAAAGTAGTAGGTTTGGTACTCACCGACGGTTTACACGACAAAGGAATGCTGAAAATGTCGCCAGCATTAAAGGCATTAAAATTATTTTTCATCTCCGGATTTTGGATGTCGATTATTGGCTCAATTTTAGGCATTATCCGAGTTTTGAGAGTTCTGGGAGTTTTTGAATTATTAAAACCAGAATTACGTCGCTTTTCCCCAGATTCTTGTCATCGAGTTAAGCGTTCTTTCTGTCGCGCTAAACACTGGATGACGATGAGTAGAGAAATGTTTAATCTCGACCAAAGCGCTCGTCAGGTGAGTGAGGCTAACAATTTCGGTAATTTACCGATAGTTAGTATTAAAGCTAATTCTTTTTTTAAACCTTCCCTTTGGACTCGCTTTATTCCCCTCAAAAGTGCCAACCGACTCCGGGAGGAGATGCACCTAGAATTAGGCAAGTTATCCAGAGATTTTAGGGAAATACAAGCGGATAAAAGTAGTCATTTTGTCTGGATGGATCAACCAGATGTGATCATCGATGCGGTCAGAATTTTGCTTGACAAAATTAACTCTATGTGCTAG
- a CDS encoding universal stress protein, with amino-acid sequence MLEKILYADSGAGQTQEMLQALMDLPAIRKASITILRVVPPQITTEALASKWEEGTQMLTKILQEVKIEPSKVSTILRQGDPKDTVCQVADEIGADLILMGSRGLKRLEAILENSVSQYVFQLTNHPMLLVKDDIYVKKIKKVMVALDKSSSADLALDLAIYLLRDYPSAELILARVNPDLKPEFAPTSPKEMEENPILRPAVAKVKRMNIPYRCLVTGGKPGEQLCKLVDDYNVDLLLLGSPDRRPSVAKSLPDLDRLLGTSLSDYVRVNVNCPVLLARKEGI; translated from the coding sequence ATGCTAGAGAAAATACTATACGCTGATTCCGGCGCAGGTCAAACCCAAGAAATGCTACAAGCATTGATGGATCTCCCCGCTATCCGGAAAGCGTCGATTACCATTCTCCGGGTTGTTCCCCCTCAGATTACCACCGAAGCTCTGGCCAGTAAATGGGAAGAGGGAACCCAAATGCTGACTAAAATCCTGCAAGAAGTCAAAATTGAACCCAGCAAAGTTTCCACTATTCTGCGTCAAGGAGATCCCAAAGATACCGTCTGTCAAGTTGCCGACGAAATCGGTGCCGATTTGATCCTGATGGGTTCCCGAGGACTAAAGCGACTGGAGGCAATTCTAGAAAATTCCGTCAGTCAATACGTCTTTCAACTGACTAATCACCCGATGTTGTTGGTAAAAGACGATATTTACGTCAAAAAAATCAAAAAGGTGATGGTAGCCCTCGATAAGTCTAGCTCGGCTGATTTAGCTCTCGATCTGGCTATTTATCTCCTGCGGGATTATCCTTCAGCAGAGTTAATTCTGGCCCGCGTCAACCCCGACTTAAAACCGGAATTTGCCCCCACTTCCCCCAAAGAAATGGAAGAAAACCCGATTTTAAGGCCAGCAGTAGCAAAAGTGAAACGGATGAATATACCCTATCGCTGCCTGGTGACGGGGGGTAAACCGGGAGAACAACTCTGCAAACTCGTCGATGATTATAATGTCGATCTCTTACTGTTGGGTTCGCCCGATCGCCGTCCTTCCGTGGCTAAGAGTTTACCAGATCTCGATCGCCTTCTCGGTACTTCCCTCTCGGACTATGTGCGGGTTAATGTTAATTGTCCTGTCCTTTTAGCTAGAAAAGAAGGGATTTAG
- a CDS encoding IS4 family transposase: MEKWAAQELQYADLGDTRRKKRLISIVENLASQPSTSVPQASGNLAAASATYDFWNSPYFHPSDIIAAQAKSTVERIKEHPIVLAVQDTTSLDFTTQKAKKGMGYLDYKKSFGLKVHTTLGVSPVGIPLGLINQYVWAREEKNLGIAKQRKKRETQEKESQRWLDSLSETQQQIPEDIQVVTIGDCEADIFDLFAQSRSPNSHLLIRGTHNRKVNYLEDKQRSGHSEPKYLHQSIREIKACGTLDVQVKRNPNHEARLAKLTVRFASFEIQVPSHHSKATPRQPVKLQVILAEEENPHSGVNPISWLLLTSLDISSFESAITCVRWYSYRWLIERYHFVLKSGCGLEKLQLETGRRIEMALATYSIVAWRLLWLTYQARLHGEESCESFLEEHEWQSLCATIHKKSPPPEKPPSFREAVRMIASLGGFLGRKGDGEPGVKTIWLGLRRLHDISQTWKLSHQISPPIEPP; the protein is encoded by the coding sequence ATGGAGAAATGGGCAGCCCAAGAATTACAGTATGCAGACCTAGGGGACACCAGAAGAAAGAAAAGGTTAATCAGTATCGTGGAAAACTTGGCCAGTCAACCTAGTACAAGTGTGCCACAAGCTTCAGGAAATCTAGCCGCAGCGAGTGCCACCTACGACTTTTGGAATTCCCCCTATTTTCACCCCTCAGATATAATTGCCGCCCAGGCCAAAAGTACAGTAGAAAGAATCAAAGAACATCCAATAGTTTTGGCAGTGCAAGACACAACAAGTTTAGACTTTACGACGCAAAAAGCCAAAAAAGGCATGGGTTATCTAGATTATAAAAAATCCTTTGGTCTCAAAGTTCATACCACCTTAGGAGTGTCCCCAGTCGGAATACCTTTAGGACTGATTAATCAATATGTCTGGGCAAGAGAAGAAAAGAATTTAGGGATTGCCAAGCAACGCAAAAAAAGAGAAACCCAAGAAAAAGAAAGTCAAAGATGGTTAGATTCTTTGTCAGAAACACAACAACAGATACCCGAAGATATTCAAGTAGTAACAATCGGAGATTGTGAGGCAGACATATTTGATTTATTTGCCCAATCAAGAAGTCCTAACTCTCATTTATTAATTCGAGGAACTCATAACCGAAAAGTTAACTATCTCGAAGACAAGCAAAGGTCAGGGCATTCAGAGCCTAAATATTTACATCAATCCATCAGAGAAATAAAAGCCTGTGGGACCTTAGATGTGCAAGTAAAACGCAATCCTAATCACGAGGCTAGACTAGCTAAACTAACAGTTAGATTTGCCAGTTTTGAAATACAAGTACCTAGCCATCACTCCAAGGCGACCCCTCGTCAACCGGTCAAATTACAGGTAATTTTAGCTGAAGAAGAAAATCCGCATAGCGGAGTTAATCCTATCAGTTGGCTGCTCTTAACTAGCCTAGACATTAGTAGCTTTGAATCAGCGATAACCTGTGTGCGCTGGTATAGTTATCGCTGGTTAATAGAACGCTATCATTTTGTTTTAAAAAGTGGTTGTGGATTAGAAAAACTGCAATTAGAAACGGGTAGGAGAATTGAGATGGCCTTAGCTACCTATTCAATTGTAGCTTGGAGATTACTTTGGTTAACCTATCAAGCACGCTTACACGGAGAGGAGAGTTGTGAAAGTTTTTTGGAAGAACATGAATGGCAATCTTTGTGTGCCACTATTCATAAAAAGAGTCCGCCACCTGAAAAGCCGCCCTCCTTTCGAGAAGCGGTCAGAATGATTGCTTCTCTTGGGGGGTTTTTAGGTAGAAAAGGTGACGGTGAACCTGGTGTTAAAACTATTTGGTTGGGACTGCGAAGGTTACATGATATCAGCCAGACTTGGAAACTATCTCATCAAATTAGTCCCCCTATAGAACCCCCTTGA